The Nostoc sp. 'Lobaria pulmonaria (5183) cyanobiont' genome window below encodes:
- a CDS encoding alpha/beta fold hydrolase yields MSDRHTTTAARLNVYIQGQGFPILGLHGHPGTGRSLSVFTNHLSKRYKTFAPDLRGYGKSRYNGNFDMNDHLTDLEALLDRLKIEKCLLLGWSLGGILAMEMALRLPERITGLILVATAAKPRGSHPPITWQDNLYTGVAALLNYIKPSWQWNIETFGKRSLLGYLIQQHTSITYNYIAKEAVPAYLQTSPAATRALYSAIQSGYNRLLDLQQIQCPSLVLAGEQDRHITSDSSLETARHLPNSQWQCYRNTAHLFPWEVPQLVLNDIDNWLEVHPQVIGSQ; encoded by the coding sequence ATGAGCGATCGCCACACCACAACTGCTGCACGTCTCAATGTTTACATCCAAGGTCAAGGATTTCCAATTTTGGGTTTACATGGTCATCCTGGTACTGGTCGTAGTCTTTCTGTCTTTACCAATCATTTATCAAAACGCTACAAAACTTTTGCCCCCGATTTACGCGGATACGGTAAAAGTCGCTACAACGGCAATTTTGACATGAATGACCATTTGACTGATTTAGAAGCGCTGCTAGACCGTTTAAAAATTGAAAAATGCCTACTATTGGGATGGTCACTTGGAGGCATTTTAGCAATGGAGATGGCATTACGTTTGCCAGAGCGCATTACTGGGCTGATTTTGGTGGCAACAGCCGCAAAACCCCGTGGCAGTCATCCTCCTATCACTTGGCAAGATAATTTATATACTGGCGTTGCTGCCCTATTGAACTATATAAAACCGAGTTGGCAATGGAATATTGAAACTTTTGGTAAGCGATCGCTTTTGGGCTACCTAATCCAACAACATACATCTATTACTTACAATTACATCGCCAAGGAAGCAGTACCAGCTTATTTGCAAACCTCTCCTGCTGCTACTCGCGCTCTTTATAGTGCAATTCAATCAGGATACAATCGGCTTCTAGATTTGCAACAAATACAATGTCCTAGTTTAGTACTTGCTGGCGAACAAGACCGCCACATCACATCTGATTCCAGCTTAGAAACTGCTCGACATCTCCCAAATTCTCAGTGGCAGTGCTATCGCAACACTGCCCATCTTTTCCCGTGGGAAGTTCCCCAGTTGGTGCTGAATGATATTGACAATTGGCTCGAAGTTCATCCGCAAGTAATTGGTAGTCAATAG
- the rlmB gene encoding 23S rRNA (guanosine(2251)-2'-O)-methyltransferase RlmB yields MQDKPRKVKTSSEPNRGQPVKIKGKRVVTNPTRNPRKVDSNPISVANPTRNPRKVDSNPISVANPNHNPKKVDGNTISVVNPNRNPRKIDSNPSYSNSRQRNSNFSQPSVSTQLTEEDNDLIYGRHPVLSALQNQRNLNRLWITTRLRYDPSFHHFLLQAKENGTVIDEVEPKRLDHLTNGANHQGVAAQIAPYAYIELPDLIEQCKSVTDAVIVVADGLTDPHNLGAIIRTAEAIGAQGLVIPQRRASGITSTVMKVAAGALENFAVARVVNLSRSLEELKEAGFWIYGTAASGSEPLHTVNFTGPIVLVIGSEGEGLSMLTQRSCDFLVSIPLQGKTPSLNASVAAGMALYEIYRQRSLNTLHLDKLQKISLKKYQ; encoded by the coding sequence ATGCAGGATAAACCCAGAAAAGTCAAGACTTCTAGCGAACCAAATCGGGGACAACCCGTAAAAATTAAAGGTAAGCGTGTTGTTACTAATCCGACTCGCAATCCCAGAAAAGTAGATAGCAACCCTATCTCTGTTGCAAATCCAACTCGCAATCCCAGGAAAGTAGATAGCAACCCCATCTCTGTTGCGAATCCGAATCACAATCCCAAAAAAGTAGATGGCAACACCATCTCTGTTGTTAATCCGAATCGCAATCCCCGGAAAATAGATAGCAACCCCAGTTATAGCAACTCCCGACAACGAAATAGCAACTTCTCCCAGCCGTCTGTATCTACACAACTGACAGAAGAAGATAACGATCTCATCTACGGTCGTCATCCAGTATTGAGTGCATTGCAAAATCAGCGCAATCTCAACCGTCTCTGGATTACTACCCGTCTGCGGTACGATCCCAGCTTTCACCATTTTCTCTTGCAAGCAAAGGAAAATGGCACAGTTATTGATGAGGTTGAACCCAAGCGTTTAGACCATCTGACTAATGGGGCTAATCACCAAGGAGTGGCAGCACAAATTGCTCCCTACGCTTACATCGAATTGCCCGATCTAATTGAGCAGTGCAAATCTGTAACCGATGCTGTAATTGTTGTGGCTGACGGACTTACCGATCCCCACAACTTGGGAGCAATTATCCGCACTGCCGAAGCAATAGGCGCTCAAGGATTGGTAATTCCTCAAAGAAGGGCATCTGGGATCACTTCCACTGTTATGAAAGTCGCAGCAGGGGCTTTAGAAAATTTTGCTGTAGCTAGAGTTGTCAACCTCAGCCGTTCCTTAGAAGAATTAAAGGAAGCTGGCTTTTGGATTTACGGTACTGCTGCAAGTGGCAGCGAACCTTTGCATACAGTCAATTTTACCGGCCCAATCGTTTTGGTAATCGGCTCAGAAGGTGAAGGTCTGAGTATGTTAACTCAACGTTCCTGTGATTTTTTAGTATCGATTCCTCTACAAGGTAAGACTCCCAGCCTGAATGCTTCTGTAGCAGCGGGTATGGCGCTTTATGAGATTTATCGCCAGCGATCGCTAAATACGCTGCACTTAGATAAATTACAAAAAATCTCTTTGAAAAAATATCAGTAA
- a CDS encoding retropepsin-like aspartic protease family protein yields MLQSFLSRATLIFVSSTLAVLCVACSEDKLNTATGGDEQPTPIGDLAPVKPSVESVRPAATPEAQPLDPFETEPSLFEIGRDKAVGAWSISQSAQSPDDWKLVASQYQDAIALMQRVRRQSPEFAIAQTKITEYRRQVRYAQQLANPRPIAVRVPHKIVVVAPHRETIPKFTLPPRETKPLSPEPSLPSSAVVIPDEAVFAAPIKRRIGGTPIVEVTFNGQQQFEMIVDTGASGTVITQQMANALGIVTVGKAKANTASSRAVEFPVGYVNSMAVGGVIVKKIPVAIAGAELETGLLGHDFFGNYDVTIKRNVIEFRPQLRSQINSPETQLTAPTSSKLPHFVGYP; encoded by the coding sequence ATGCTTCAGTCTTTTTTATCCCGTGCAACCCTAATTTTTGTATCAAGCACTCTAGCGGTTTTGTGCGTTGCCTGTAGTGAAGACAAACTGAACACCGCTACTGGTGGCGATGAGCAACCTACGCCAATTGGGGATCTAGCACCAGTCAAGCCTAGCGTTGAATCAGTAAGACCAGCAGCTACCCCAGAAGCGCAGCCGCTAGATCCGTTTGAAACTGAACCAAGTCTTTTTGAGATCGGACGAGACAAAGCTGTTGGCGCTTGGAGTATCAGCCAATCGGCTCAATCCCCAGATGATTGGAAATTGGTGGCGAGTCAGTACCAAGATGCGATCGCCCTGATGCAAAGAGTACGGCGACAAAGCCCAGAATTTGCGATCGCTCAAACCAAAATCACGGAATATCGCCGCCAAGTTAGATATGCCCAACAGCTAGCTAATCCTCGCCCTATTGCTGTTAGAGTACCTCATAAAATAGTAGTTGTTGCTCCCCACAGAGAAACTATACCAAAGTTCACCTTACCTCCACGAGAAACAAAACCGTTATCACCAGAGCCAAGTTTGCCCTCATCAGCAGTGGTGATTCCCGATGAAGCAGTATTTGCAGCCCCGATAAAAAGGCGAATTGGTGGTACGCCGATTGTGGAAGTTACCTTCAATGGCCAGCAACAATTTGAGATGATTGTGGATACGGGAGCAAGTGGTACTGTAATTACCCAACAGATGGCTAATGCTTTGGGAATCGTCACAGTGGGAAAAGCTAAGGCAAACACCGCAAGTTCTAGAGCTGTAGAATTTCCTGTGGGCTATGTTAATTCGATGGCAGTTGGCGGGGTAATAGTGAAAAAAATACCAGTAGCGATCGCAGGTGCGGAATTAGAAACTGGACTTCTAGGACATGACTTTTTTGGCAACTACGATGTCACCATTAAGCGTAATGTCATAGAATTTCGCCCGCAATTGCGATCGCAAATCAATTCCCCAGAAACTCAACTAACTGCTCCAACTTCGTCCAAGCTGCCCCACTTTGTAGGATATCCTTAG
- a CDS encoding Mini-ribonuclease 3 translates to MKSQEEELLDGQDETPKQSLSWTQALLATTGPFQQISLSQVQQISPSALAYLGDAIYELYVRMFYLLPLQRSGIYHRLVVEQVRAETQALHLRSLIPHLRDTELEIVRRGRNAATGRPKRLNPEIYQQATSLETLIGYLYITDYQRLTELLQILHLEKE, encoded by the coding sequence GTGAAGTCACAGGAGGAAGAGCTATTAGATGGACAAGATGAAACTCCCAAACAGAGTTTATCTTGGACTCAAGCACTCTTGGCAACCACAGGGCCATTCCAACAGATTTCCCTCTCACAAGTGCAACAAATTTCTCCTAGTGCTTTAGCATATTTGGGGGATGCAATTTATGAGTTGTATGTTAGAATGTTCTATCTGCTGCCGTTGCAGCGGTCAGGAATTTACCATCGTCTGGTAGTGGAGCAGGTCAGAGCAGAAACACAAGCGCTACATTTGCGATCGCTAATTCCTCATCTCAGGGATACCGAATTAGAAATTGTCCGACGGGGTAGAAACGCCGCAACAGGACGCCCTAAGCGACTTAATCCCGAAATTTATCAACAGGCAACTAGTCTAGAAACTTTAATAGGCTACTTATATATCACCGATTACCAACGTCTAACCGAACTGTTGCAAATACTTCATCTAGAAAAAGAGTGA
- the trpD gene encoding anthranilate phosphoribosyltransferase has protein sequence MTTSPIPAQESSAGWYVLLQQLIDGQSLSRTQSAELMQGWLSEAVPPELSGAILTALNFRGISADELTGMAEVLQSQCSPLSTHHSPLTTVIDTCGTGGDGSSTFNISTAVAFVAAASGVPVAKHGNRSASSLTGSADVLEALGVNLSASSEKVEAALQEVGITFLFAPGWHPALKAVASLRRTLKVRTIFNLLGPLVNPLRPTGQVVGLFTPKLLATVAEALQNLGKEKAIVLHGREKLDEAGLGDETDLAVLSEGEVQLTTINPLDLDLTPASIGMLRGGDVQENALILKAVLQGKGTQAQQDAVALNASLALQVASKIAFLDHAEGIKIAKDILQSGAAWTKLEQLVEFLGN, from the coding sequence ATGACAACTTCCCCAATCCCTGCTCAAGAATCCTCTGCTGGCTGGTATGTCCTGCTGCAACAATTAATAGATGGCCAATCTTTATCCCGTACTCAATCTGCTGAATTGATGCAAGGTTGGCTCAGTGAAGCGGTTCCCCCAGAGTTATCAGGGGCTATATTAACAGCGCTGAACTTTAGAGGCATTTCTGCCGACGAGTTGACCGGCATGGCTGAAGTATTACAATCACAATGTTCGCCACTCAGCACTCACCACTCACCACTCACCACTGTAATAGATACCTGTGGCACTGGTGGAGATGGGTCATCAACCTTTAATATTTCTACAGCAGTTGCTTTTGTTGCTGCTGCATCTGGTGTACCTGTCGCCAAACACGGTAATCGTTCCGCGTCAAGTCTTACAGGAAGTGCAGACGTATTGGAAGCCTTGGGTGTAAACTTAAGTGCCTCTAGTGAAAAAGTAGAAGCAGCACTACAAGAAGTCGGGATCACTTTCTTGTTTGCCCCTGGTTGGCATCCAGCACTCAAGGCGGTTGCGTCATTACGGCGGACTTTGAAAGTGCGAACAATTTTTAATTTGCTCGGGCCGTTAGTAAATCCTTTGCGTCCAACTGGGCAAGTGGTGGGCTTATTTACTCCCAAACTTTTGGCAACTGTTGCTGAAGCTTTACAGAATTTGGGCAAGGAAAAGGCGATTGTGCTGCATGGGCGAGAAAAACTTGATGAGGCTGGGTTAGGAGATGAAACTGACTTAGCGGTGTTATCAGAGGGAGAAGTGCAGTTAACTACCATTAATCCCCTAGATTTGGATTTAACGCCTGCTTCCATAGGTATGCTTCGGGGTGGAGATGTCCAAGAGAATGCACTAATTCTCAAGGCGGTACTCCAAGGTAAGGGAACTCAGGCACAACAGGATGCAGTTGCCTTAAATGCTTCGTTGGCGCTGCAAGTAGCGAGTAAGATCGCCTTCCTTGATCACGCCGAGGGTATTAAAATCGCTAAGGATATCCTACAAAGTGGGGCAGCTTGGACGAAGTTGGAGCAGTTAGTTGAGTTTCTGGGGAATTGA
- a CDS encoding fatty acid desaturase, translating into MTTSIINSQKLSDEPGNSDFRLKDIVKTLPRECFQQNRRKAWTQVLLSVLAVALGYYSLIITPWFLLPLAWIFTGTALTGFFVIGHDCGHRSFAKRRWVNDLVGHFFMMPLIYPFHSWRIKHNYHHTHTNKLDEDNAWHPIRPEVFENWDTTRQSAFKLFMRKRLWWVGSIGHWAVVHFDWRNFKTKDQSSIKLSVAVVVVFAAIAFPTLIATTGIWGFVKFWLVPWMIYHFWMSTFTIVHHTAADVPFATANKWNEALAQLSGTIHCDYPRWVEVLCHDINVHVPHHISTAIPSYNLRLAYSSIKENWEPYLHDEYQFSWPLMKQITDQCQLYTTDVGYKTFNEHYTER; encoded by the coding sequence ATGACTACATCAATAATTAATAGCCAGAAACTAAGTGACGAGCCTGGTAATTCCGACTTCCGGCTCAAAGATATTGTCAAAACCCTGCCACGGGAATGTTTTCAGCAGAACCGTCGCAAAGCTTGGACACAAGTCCTGCTGAGTGTCTTGGCAGTCGCCTTGGGCTATTACAGCCTGATTATCACTCCTTGGTTTCTCTTGCCCCTAGCTTGGATTTTTACGGGCACTGCTTTAACAGGTTTTTTTGTAATTGGCCATGATTGTGGTCACAGGTCTTTTGCCAAACGTCGTTGGGTAAATGATTTGGTGGGGCATTTCTTCATGATGCCGTTAATTTACCCTTTTCACAGTTGGCGCATTAAGCATAATTATCACCATACTCATACCAACAAGCTGGATGAGGACAACGCTTGGCATCCAATCAGACCAGAAGTGTTTGAAAATTGGGATACAACCCGGCAATCTGCTTTTAAGCTGTTCATGCGTAAACGCCTTTGGTGGGTAGGTTCCATTGGACATTGGGCTGTGGTGCATTTTGATTGGCGGAACTTCAAAACTAAAGACCAATCGAGTATCAAGCTTTCTGTGGCTGTAGTAGTGGTGTTTGCTGCGATCGCTTTCCCGACTCTCATCGCCACAACTGGTATCTGGGGATTTGTCAAGTTCTGGCTAGTGCCCTGGATGATTTACCATTTTTGGATGAGCACTTTTACCATTGTTCACCATACTGCCGCAGATGTTCCTTTTGCGACAGCGAACAAGTGGAACGAGGCTCTAGCACAGCTATCTGGAACTATTCATTGCGATTATCCGCGCTGGGTAGAAGTCTTGTGCCACGATATCAATGTTCATGTCCCTCATCATATCTCCACTGCTATTCCTTCTTATAATTTGCGGCTAGCTTACAGCAGCATCAAAGAAAATTGGGAGCCTTATCTGCATGATGAGTATCAGTTTTCTTGGCCTTTAATGAAGCAGATTACAGATCAATGTCAACTATACACAACTGATGTTGGCTATAAGACTTTCAACGAACATTATACAGAGCGATAA
- the carA gene encoding glutamine-hydrolyzing carbamoyl-phosphate synthase small subunit — protein sequence MPLTDSIPALLVLADGTTYRGWSFGATGTAIGEVVFNTGMTGYQEVLTDPSYRGQIVIFTYPELGNTGVNPEDEESDGPQVRGAIARNICHHPSNWRSTQSLPDYFKQNQIPGIYGIDTRALTRKIRMFGAMNGGISTTILDEGELLEQVQAAPNMAGLNLVREVTTSTAYEWSDPTIPAWEFNSEARENLEEAFTVVALDFGVKRNILRRLVSYGCRVIVVPADTPPEEILKYNPDGVFLSNGPGDPATVTEGIATAKALLLSEKPIFGICMGHQILGHALGAETYKLKFGHRGLNQPAGLQQRVEITSQNHSFAIDPDSLPTAVVEISHLNLNDRTIAGVRHKSLPVFSVQYHPEASPGPHDADYLFKQFVQAMRTARQPLQGIPN from the coding sequence ATGCCCCTGACTGACTCAATACCAGCTTTACTTGTCCTAGCAGATGGAACCACTTATCGCGGTTGGTCTTTTGGTGCGACGGGTACCGCGATCGGAGAAGTGGTGTTCAACACTGGCATGACCGGCTATCAAGAAGTCCTGACCGATCCTAGTTACCGCGGTCAGATTGTGATTTTTACCTATCCTGAATTGGGGAATACTGGCGTCAATCCCGAAGATGAAGAATCAGATGGGCCCCAAGTCCGGGGTGCGATCGCTCGCAATATTTGTCACCATCCAAGTAACTGGCGATCGACACAATCTTTACCTGACTACTTCAAACAAAACCAAATACCAGGGATCTACGGCATTGATACCCGTGCCCTCACCCGCAAAATTCGGATGTTCGGAGCGATGAACGGTGGCATTTCTACAACCATTCTCGATGAAGGGGAGTTGTTAGAACAGGTACAGGCAGCCCCGAACATGGCAGGATTGAATCTGGTTCGTGAAGTTACCACCTCAACGGCTTATGAATGGTCTGATCCCACAATTCCAGCTTGGGAATTTAACTCTGAGGCTAGAGAAAATCTTGAGGAAGCCTTTACCGTTGTTGCCCTTGACTTTGGCGTTAAACGTAATATCTTACGTCGCTTAGTAAGTTATGGTTGCCGGGTAATTGTTGTACCCGCTGATACACCACCAGAGGAAATTCTCAAATACAATCCAGATGGTGTGTTTCTTTCTAATGGGCCTGGCGACCCTGCTACCGTCACCGAAGGGATTGCAACTGCCAAAGCACTCCTGTTAAGTGAAAAACCCATCTTTGGTATTTGTATGGGACACCAAATTTTAGGTCATGCACTAGGGGCAGAAACCTATAAACTCAAATTTGGTCATCGCGGTTTGAATCAGCCTGCCGGCTTACAACAACGGGTAGAAATCACCAGCCAAAATCATAGTTTTGCTATTGACCCAGATTCTTTACCGACAGCAGTTGTAGAAATCAGCCACCTAAACTTAAACGATCGCACCATTGCCGGGGTACGTCACAAATCTCTACCTGTGTTCTCCGTACAGTATCACCCAGAAGCTAGTCCTGGCCCTCACGATGCTGATTACTTGTTTAAGCAATTTGTTCAAGCCATGCGAACAGCACGTCAACCCCTCCAGGGAATTCCAAATTAA
- a CDS encoding STAS domain-containing protein: MIAEPLNLTVSLRGTREVRDNCQLFRLTGLLDAFSEPTFRKTLGSKIDEGPKHIILDLSQIDFVDSSGLGALVQLAKQAQTADGTLQIVTNARVTQTVKLVRLEKFLSLQKSVEDALENVK, encoded by the coding sequence ATTATTGCTGAGCCACTGAATCTAACCGTTAGCCTGAGGGGCACTCGTGAAGTCCGGGATAACTGTCAGCTATTCCGCCTCACAGGTTTGTTAGATGCTTTTTCTGAGCCGACATTTCGCAAGACACTTGGCAGCAAGATAGACGAGGGTCCTAAGCACATTATTTTGGATCTCTCACAAATTGACTTTGTTGATAGCTCTGGCTTGGGTGCTCTGGTGCAGCTAGCCAAGCAGGCTCAAACTGCCGATGGCACTTTGCAAATTGTTACAAATGCCCGCGTAACTCAAACGGTCAAGCTTGTTCGCCTAGAGAAGTTTCTCTCCCTGCAAAAATCAGTTGAAGACGCTCTAGAAAACGTCAAGTAG
- a CDS encoding DNA adenine methylase translates to MIKSPLRYPGGKSKAINEIVEYLPESFSEFREPFVGGGSVFIYLRQKFPDLKIWINDLNRELFLFWKFAQSDLVQLVKEIRYIKVKYTDGKLLFSELTSIDVNNLSDLERAIRFFVLNRITFSGTVESGGFSQEAFHKRFTDSSIERLEKLENILSKNVQITNLDYSHLLKPEGEDVFLFLDPPYFSAKKSKLYGKDGDLHTSFEDHRFAQILQQCHHRWLITYDNSQQIRENFQWANISEWELQYGMNNYKQSGAAKGKELFITNYEVKLYLEKKLQVQNLANPALQLSLEI, encoded by the coding sequence ATTATCAAAAGCCCTCTACGATATCCTGGTGGTAAGTCAAAAGCAATAAATGAAATAGTTGAATACTTGCCAGAGAGCTTTTCGGAATTTCGAGAACCTTTTGTGGGTGGTGGTTCTGTATTCATTTATTTAAGACAAAAGTTTCCCGATCTAAAAATTTGGATTAACGATTTAAACCGCGAACTCTTCTTATTCTGGAAGTTTGCCCAATCTGATCTAGTTCAGTTAGTTAAAGAAATTCGATATATTAAAGTAAAGTATACAGATGGGAAATTATTGTTTTCAGAATTGACTAGTATAGATGTCAATAATTTATCTGATCTAGAAAGAGCCATTCGCTTTTTCGTACTGAATAGAATTACTTTTTCTGGAACTGTAGAATCAGGTGGTTTTTCCCAAGAAGCTTTTCATAAAAGATTTACTGATTCTTCAATAGAACGACTTGAAAAGTTAGAAAATATCTTATCAAAAAACGTCCAAATTACTAATTTAGATTACAGCCATCTATTAAAACCAGAAGGAGAAGATGTATTTTTGTTTTTAGATCCACCATATTTTAGCGCTAAAAAATCAAAGCTATATGGTAAAGATGGTGATTTGCACACCTCTTTTGAAGATCATAGATTTGCTCAAATTTTGCAACAATGTCATCATCGCTGGTTAATTACCTACGACAACTCACAGCAAATTCGAGAAAATTTTCAATGGGCTAATATTTCAGAGTGGGAATTACAGTATGGGATGAATAACTATAAGCAGAGTGGTGCGGCTAAAGGAAAAGAGTTATTCATTACTAACTACGAAGTTAAACTTTATTTGGAAAAAAAATTACAAGTTCAGAATCTTGCTAATCCAGCTTTGCAATTAAGCCTTGAGATTTAA
- a CDS encoding methionine gamma-lyase family protein, with translation MNSLEQLRQAEQALLEIFSGIDAQVKHNLKRVLDAFRNHRVGAHHFAGVSGYGHDDLGRETLDKVFAEVMGAEAAAVRVQFVSGTHAIACALFGVLRPEDEMLAVVGSPYDTLEEVIGLRGQGQGSLIEFGINYRQLELTPEGTIDWQALTTTVAENTRLVLIQRSCGYSWRPSLSIADIEKIVHLVKQQNPNTVCFVDNCYGEFIETREPTAVGADLIAGSLIKNPGGTIVSAGGYVAGRADLVEAAACRLTAPGIGSYGGATFDQNRLLFQGLFLAPQMVGEAIKGTYLSGYVFDKLGYPVNPAPLAPRGDVIQAIKLGSAEKLIAFCKAIQQHSPIGSYLDPVPDEMPGYESQVVMAGGTFIEGSTLELSADGPMREPYVVYCQGGTHWTHVAIALEAAIDAVGSNA, from the coding sequence ATGAACAGCTTGGAACAGCTGCGGCAAGCAGAACAGGCACTATTAGAAATTTTTTCTGGTATTGACGCTCAGGTCAAGCATAATCTAAAACGAGTGCTGGATGCCTTTCGTAATCACCGTGTAGGGGCACACCACTTCGCTGGTGTAAGTGGCTATGGTCACGATGATTTAGGACGAGAAACTTTAGATAAAGTTTTTGCCGAAGTTATGGGTGCGGAGGCGGCGGCGGTGCGAGTGCAGTTCGTTTCGGGAACTCATGCGATCGCCTGTGCTTTATTTGGTGTGCTTCGTCCTGAAGATGAAATGTTAGCAGTGGTCGGTTCTCCCTACGATACGCTTGAAGAAGTCATTGGTTTACGGGGTCAGGGTCAAGGCTCCCTTATTGAGTTTGGCATAAATTACCGCCAATTAGAGCTAACCCCAGAAGGAACTATAGATTGGCAAGCTTTAACTACTACTGTGGCTGAAAACACTCGTTTAGTCTTAATTCAGCGTTCTTGTGGCTATTCTTGGCGTCCTAGTTTGTCAATTGCCGATATTGAAAAAATCGTCCACTTAGTTAAACAGCAAAACCCAAACACCGTTTGCTTTGTAGATAACTGCTACGGCGAATTTATTGAAACCAGGGAACCTACAGCCGTAGGTGCTGATTTAATCGCTGGGTCATTGATTAAAAATCCTGGTGGCACTATTGTCAGCGCTGGGGGTTATGTCGCTGGTCGCGCCGACTTAGTGGAAGCAGCCGCCTGTCGCCTTACTGCTCCTGGTATTGGTAGTTATGGTGGTGCTACCTTTGACCAAAATCGCCTGCTGTTCCAAGGTTTGTTTCTAGCGCCGCAAATGGTAGGAGAGGCGATCAAAGGGACTTATCTTAGTGGTTATGTATTTGATAAACTCGGTTATCCAGTGAATCCTGCACCCCTGGCTCCCCGTGGGGATGTAATTCAAGCAATTAAACTCGGTTCTGCCGAAAAGCTAATTGCTTTCTGTAAAGCCATACAACAGCATTCTCCGATCGGTTCCTATCTTGACCCTGTTCCAGATGAAATGCCGGGGTATGAGAGCCAGGTAGTCATGGCTGGGGGGACATTTATTGAAGGGAGTACTTTGGAATTATCAGCGGATGGGCCAATGCGTGAGCCGTATGTCGTTTATTGCCAGGGGGGGACTCATTGGACTCATGTGGCGATCGCACTGGAGGCTGCGATCGATGCAGTTGGCAGTAATGCATAG
- a CDS encoding acyl-CoA desaturase translates to MTIATLTKPQINWVNTLFFIGLHIGALFAFLPGNFSWTAVGVGFLLYWVTGGLGVTLGFHRLVTHRSFQTPKWLEYLLVFFGTLSCQGGPIEWIGTHRIHHLNSDTDADPHDSNKGFWWSHMDWLIHYCPAHADVPRFTKDIAEDPVYQFLEKYFILIQVALGVLLLLLGGWPFVIWGIFVRIVWVYHCTWLVNSATHKFGYQSYDSGDRSTNCWWVAVLVFGEGWHNNHHAFQYSARHGLEWWEIDFTWMTVQLLQALGLATNVKLAPTKII, encoded by the coding sequence ATGACAATTGCTACCTTAACTAAACCTCAAATCAACTGGGTTAATACCCTATTTTTCATTGGACTGCACATCGGCGCTTTGTTTGCCTTTCTTCCTGGTAACTTTAGCTGGACGGCAGTTGGTGTGGGTTTCTTGCTGTACTGGGTGACTGGTGGTTTAGGCGTGACTCTAGGATTTCACCGCCTTGTCACCCACCGCAGTTTTCAAACTCCCAAGTGGCTAGAGTATCTCCTGGTTTTCTTTGGGACACTCTCCTGTCAAGGAGGCCCAATTGAGTGGATCGGGACACATCGCATTCATCATTTAAACTCTGATACTGACGCTGATCCCCATGATTCTAATAAAGGCTTCTGGTGGAGCCACATGGATTGGCTGATTCACTACTGTCCCGCTCACGCTGATGTTCCTCGTTTCACCAAAGACATTGCCGAAGACCCAGTTTATCAGTTTTTAGAAAAATATTTCATTTTGATCCAGGTAGCTCTAGGTGTATTGCTTTTGCTTCTAGGTGGCTGGCCGTTTGTTATTTGGGGAATTTTTGTTCGCATTGTCTGGGTTTACCACTGCACTTGGTTGGTGAACAGCGCTACTCATAAATTTGGCTATCAGAGCTATGATTCTGGTGATAGATCGACTAATTGCTGGTGGGTAGCCGTACTAGTTTTCGGCGAAGGCTGGCATAATAACCATCATGCTTTTCAATACTCAGCTCGTCATGGGCTGGAATGGTGGGAAATCGATTTCACTTGGATGACAGTTCAATTGCTGCAAGCACTTGGTCTGGCGACTAATGTGAAGTTGGCCCCAACAAAAATTATTTAG
- a CDS encoding DUF1816 domain-containing protein, whose protein sequence is MKTIWHNLKEVLINTFDYLGLAWWVEIVTQNPRCTYYFGPFLSSSDATLASKGYIEDLELEGAQGIIVNVKRCKPNTLTIADDLGERFDRKVQPAFGGQI, encoded by the coding sequence ATGAAAACCATTTGGCATAACCTCAAGGAAGTGTTAATTAACACATTCGACTACCTCGGCTTGGCTTGGTGGGTAGAGATTGTGACGCAAAATCCTCGTTGCACGTATTACTTCGGGCCATTTCTAAGTTCTTCTGATGCAACATTAGCAAGCAAAGGATACATAGAAGATTTGGAACTCGAAGGAGCGCAGGGAATTATTGTGAATGTCAAGCGCTGCAAACCTAATACTTTAACAATTGCTGACGACTTGGGGGAAAGATTTGACCGCAAAGTACAGCCTGCCTTTGGCGGTCAAATTTAA